One Mercurialis annua linkage group LG3, ddMerAnnu1.2, whole genome shotgun sequence DNA window includes the following coding sequences:
- the LOC126674838 gene encoding cationic amino acid transporter 1-like, giving the protein MASDGSGLQNRGCVCKKEDFLPEESFQSWNSYIHALSNIKSRFKDRVLARSLDNVELQEVRGESHNEMKKTLNWLDIFWFGIGAIMGAGVFVLTGEAARNDAGPAVILSYLISGIAALLSVLCYSEFATELPVAGGSFSYLRVELGDFVAFIAAGNILFEYIISGAGVARSWTSYLATLFNNEPNTFRIHAPFLADNYNYLDPIAVMISIFICIGACWSIKGSSRFNSIATIVHMFILAFIIIAGLTKANTANFTPFAPFGIRGILKASSMLFFAYIGFDGVATLGEEIKNPGRDIPLGLIGSMSVIVVLYCVLAATLSLMQPYTQIDVDAPFTVAFQATGMNWAKYIVGLGALKGMTTVLLTNVLGQSRYFTHIGRTHMAPPILASVNKRTGTPVIATVCMTVANCIVAFFTSLDVLANLLSISTLFIFSLVALALLVRRYYVTNETLNVDRKKLIGLLGLIVASSIACAVYWAVSDGWVGYVITVPIWFFSTLALQLTLNQARKPKLWGVPLVPWLPSASIALNVFIMGSIDGASFIRFSIWTGVLLVYYLLVALHASYDAAKKLQIEVAVNI; this is encoded by the coding sequence ATGGCTAGTGATGGCAGTGGCCTTCAGAACAGAGGATGTGTCTGCAAGAAAGAAGATTTTTTGCCAGAAGAATCATTCCAAAGCTGGAACTCTTATATTCATGCATTGTCTAACATAAAAAGCCGGTTCAAGGATCGTGTTCTAGCACGATCACTAGATAATGTCGAGCTGCAGGAAGTGCGTGGCGAAAGCCATAATGAGATGAAAAAAACTCTGAATTGGTTGGATATTTTTTGGTTTGGGATTGGAGCTATAATGGGTGCAGGAGTATTTGTACTTACTGGCGAAGCTGCTCGGAATGATGCCGGTCCTGCGGTTATACTTTCATACCTAATATCGGGCATAGCTGCATTGTTATCAGTGTTATGCTACAGCGAATTCGCGACGGAATTACCGGTAGCCGGAGGTTCATTTTCGTATCTTAGAGTGGAGCTGGGTGATTTTGTAGCTTTCATTGCTGCTGGGAACATTTTGTTTGAGTATATTATTTCTGGTGCTGGCGTGGCTCGGTCTTGGACTTCGTATTTGGCTACCCTCTTTAACAATGAACCAAACACTTTCCGCATACACGCCCCATTTCTTGCAGATAATTATAACTATTTAGATCCCATTGCTGTGATGATTTCGATCTTTATTTGTATTGGAGCATGTTGGAGTATCAAAGGTTCATCAAGATTCAACTCAATTGCTACAATAGTCCACATGTTCATCTTGGCATTCATCATCATCGCCGGTCTTACGAAGGCGAATACTGCTAATTTCACACCTTTCGCACCTTTTGGTATTCGCGGGATTCTGAAGGCATCATCTATGCTTTTCTTTGCATATATAGGATTTGATGGAGTAGCAACTTTAGGTGAGGAGATTAAAAACCCGGGTCGAGATATTCCGTTAGGACTAATTGGCTCCATGTCGGTTATTGTGGTACTTTACTGCGTTCTTGCAGCAACGCTAAGCTTAATGCAGCCTTACACCCAGATTGATGTTGATGCGCCATTCACAGTGGCATTTCAAGCTACGGGTATGAATTGGGCGAAATATATCGTTGGATTGGGTGCGTTGAAAGGGATGACAACAGTTTTGCTAACTAATGTGCTCGGACAATCTCGATATTTCACTCATATCGGCAGAACCCATATGGCCCCGCCTATACTTGCTTCCGTCAATAAAAGAACTGGCACCCCAGTGATTGCCACAGTTTGCATGACTGTAGCAAATTGTATTGTTGCTTTCTTCACAAGCCTTGATGTTTTGGCAAACCTCTTGTCCATCTCCACCCTTTTCATATTTTCTCTTGTGGCTCTTGCATTGCTGGTGAGACGATACTATGTGACTAATGAGACGTTGAATGTTGACAGAAAGAAGCTTATTGGATTGTTGGGGTTAATCGTAGCATCCTCAATTGCCTGCGCTGTTTATTGGGCAGTCTCAGATGGCTGGGTTGGTTATGTAATAACCGTACCGATTTGGTTTTTCTCCACATTAGCACTACAGCTGACACTGAATCAAGCAAGAAAGCCTAAACTGTGGGGAGTACCATTGGTGCCATGGCTACCATCTGCTTCGATTGCTctaaatgtttttattatggGATCCATCGACGGGGCATCATTCATTAGATTTTCCATCTGGACAGGGGTATTGCTTGTCTATTATCTGCTTGTGGCACTGCATGCTTCTTATGATGCAGCAAAGAAATTGCAAATAGAAGTAGCTGTCAACATTTAG